A region of the Mus musculus strain C57BL/6J chromosome X, GRCm38.p6 C57BL/6J genome:
gtataggcctggctgtcctggaactctgtagaccagactggcctcaaaatcagaaattcgcctgcctctgcctcccaagtgctgggattaaaggcgtgagccaccactgcccgaagtagtcagtgttcttttttttttttttttagatttatttatttattatctgtaagtacactgtagctgtctttagacactccagaagagggcgtcagatcttgttacagatggttgtgagccaccatgtggttgctgggatttgaactccagaccttcagaagagcagtcgggtgctcttacccactgagccatctcaccagccccccgcagtcagtgttcttaaccactgagccatctcaccagccccaaacatAAACTCTTAGGCAGAGGCACCAGAGTCCTTCACTCACAGGCAGTGCAACTCAGCAAGACACTCTCTTCTGTGGGTCACTATTGTCATCCAAAACTGGTCTTGTAACAGTCATCGCATCATACAGCATGAAGATTAAATGACATCACTCAGACAAAATACTTAAGCATTACCTCACACACAGTGAGAACTCAGTAATCAGTAACTTTCTGTTATCTATTAATTAATAGAACCATGAAAtcgacacacaaacacacacagagagagaaagaaagtgagagagagcaacaataatgacaaaaatcaataaaaaaagcaCAAAGAGTATTTGCAAACATGTGAGTCAGGGTCAAGTATAGACAGAGCAGGAAAAGGGCCTGGGATCAAAGGAAGGCTGTCTTCGCTGTACATAAGGGATGCCTTATCACTGGGCAACCGCTGCATGTTTGTCCCCAACCCAGGCTGGCATCTGTCCTCTCTCATCATCCGGTGCTCCAAAACTGATTGTTTTCAGGTCCAAGGCCCAGGTGGCTGCCAGAGGAGAGGCGCAGCTGAAGAGCCTCAGCTGCAAGGACTGTAGACAGACAGGCCTGGCCAGATGAGGAAGGGCTAAACggcacctcttttttttttttttttttttttttttttttttttttttttttttttgttgccagCTCTCTTCAGGACAATTAACAGAAATTTCCTAGCTGTGGAATCTAAAAATGGGGTTGATTGGCGTGTTGTTTTACATGTTAACTTCCCACCAAACCGCCCAGATCTTCTTTCTTGGCATTCCTTTTTTGGACTCCAACCTTTCACACCCCCTTCTCACATCTTGTTCCTCTTTGTGTGCTCTTcttggcttctcctcctcctcagacGTCGTGTCTTCGGAGGCTTTTCTTCTCAGGCTTGACTGGTTTCGCCCAGCTTGAAATACTGCTGTTATACCTAAACATTTCTCCAGGAACACTCTAGATCCCGTTGGAAAAGACTTCGAGGTCCTAACAAGCCCCATCCTTGTTCTTCCAGGTCTGATTGTGCTGGCCACAATCACTCCTGAGTCATCGCTGGACTCGGGCCATGAAACCAACTCTTCAGAGCTCACAGATATGTCAGAGATGATGTCGGCCATGAAGCAGCACCAAAACACCACCTACTTCCTGGCCCAGCACCTCAACAAGGACAGCCTCCTGGCCCGAAAGGACCTGCCTTTCAGGATCCAGAGCTGTGCCGCTCAGGCTGTCCTCACCGCCCCTTATGCGCTCGGGCCCCCAGATCCCAACCCATCCCCCCAGCCAGCTGTCACTGGCCAGAGTCCTGCCCCGACTGGCGCTCGGAGAAAGATACCTCAGTCAGAAGTCCAGGTACAGGGAGACAGACCATACTCCTTGGCAGTACACCCAGCGCTGTCCCCACAGCTTAGCGAGCAGAAGAATCTAAGCCTGCTTCCTCCAGTTCCTGAGGACAGAGGGCCAGGCCACAGTAGGGCCGGCCTAGAGATGTCACTGAGGTCAGCCACACCATCCCTCAGTGAAGAGCAGGTCTCAGAGCTTAGGGAAAACCTGCCCAAGGAAGTCAGGCTGAGCCCTAAGCTTATCCTGGACCCAAAAGGCAACGTGACCCCAGCCATAATCTCAGCTGCCCTGCAGCAGGTGGTACACAGTAAGAGTCTAGCCACTCCTGGCACAGCCTTGGCAACACCGTCCAACAGGGGGGAGAGGAGGCTAGAGGCTAGCATGGGGAGGCCTGAGGTCACCATGAGCAGGCCAGAGGTGAGCGTGATGAGCAGCAGTGTCAGCAAGAATCTGAAGTTTAAAATGAGCCCGGGTGCTCCAGAGACCACACGGAATTCTCAGCAGCAGCTGGGCCCCGAGGTCTCTGCCAGCCCCCGAGCATCCACGGGCAGCAGGGCTGACAACCTCCACCTTTCCCCACCGGAGGACAGGTTTCCTGTTCAAAGCTTCCCTCCTAAGAGCTATCTATCCAGAGTGAGTCGAGACTCCATGGGAAAGCAAGCTACTGGGGAGGTGGCAGGCAAGGGTGGGCCAGAGGGTGCTAAACCTCCCCCAAACAAGCAGAGCGTAGTTTCTGGCCAGGGGGACAAAGGGCAGCTGGAGAGCTTATCCAAAAGCAGCAAGCTTGAAGAGACCAGCTTGGTTCCCCGAGCTGGCTATCCCATGGCTCTGCAGAGCCCAAGCTGCCAGCCCCGAAGCCACAGCCCTAGCTGCCAGCCCCGTGGGCCAAGCCCCAGCAGCCAATCCAGAGGCCAGAGCCCCAGCTGCCAACCTAGAAGCCAGAGCCCCCTGAGGCCTCTGGCCACCAGCCGGCAGGTTAGCACCATGCCCTCTAGAAAGCTCGAAACAACCCTGGATGGAGCCCACTCAGCCTCTGAAGGCCCCACAAAGCCCAAGTCATCCCGAGGGCCTTTCAGACTACGCAACTTATTTTCTGCCACCTTCCCTACCCGccagaagaaagagacagatgagCGACAAGCCCAGCTGCAGAAGGTAAAGCAGTATGAACTGGAGTTCCTTGAGGAACTTCTAAAGCCACCAAGCCAGGGGGAACTTCCAGGCACAGAGTATCTTCAACCTCCAGCACCTGGCCGCTGCAGCTGCCAGCTCCGCAGTAGCCCTGTGCAGCAGGGACCTGGCATGTCTCGCGAACAGAGACGCAGCTGTGACTGCAAGCGTATCTGCCGAGGGGGACGGCCACAGGCTGCCCAGACCCCAGCGCCTGGCCtccgggagagggagagggtccCCCCTACCCAGAGGCAGCCCGAGGCTGGCCCAGGCTTGAGCCTTAATAGTCCCATCAATGTCCAACGCATCCGCTCCACCAGTCTGGAGTCCCGTGAGTGCCGGTCAGACCCTGAAAGTGGGGTTTCGTGCCTGACCACGTGTGCCTCAGGGGGTGAGTGTTTGGGAGATCCCAACTACAGGAAACTGATGCGCCACTACAGTATCAGTGAGCTGGACCAGGGTGACACGGTCTCGCTGACCTCAGATGTCTACCCACACCCACCCCTGGGAATGTTGCCTAGAGAGGTCAAGGAGATAGAGTCAGGCTTCCCAGTAGGCTTGGGTCCAAAAAGCAAGTGTGCAGAGTCACCAACTCTAGGAGAGCCCTCCTACGTCCAAGTGGCCCCTGAGAGCAAAGGCCCCAGGCAAATGGCTGTGTTTTCACTGCCAGAGGAGGTATACCGGAGGCCAGCTGATCTGGATGAAGATAGCgaaagcagcaagtgctgttcCATTCGCTACTGCTTCTACTACCGCAAGTGCGACATGGCAGATGATGCCAGCGATGGCAAAGATGAGCTCTCCTATTCAATCCCCATGAAGATTCTGCCTGGCATGAAGTTGGATGAGCAGGTGGTGCCTGTGGTAAGCAGAACCCTGCAGGTCCTGGATGCTGCCACTTGCAGCAGCAGCCCCGAGGTCCCCCACACCCAGGAGATCGACCTTCGGGTATCCACCTTTGAGGGGAGCCTGGCTAAGATCAATGCCCTGCGGGCCCATGCATATGGCCTCCCTGATGGCTTCCTGGCTGCCCGTCTGGACACCAATGAGCTGCTAACAGTCTTGCGGCAGTGTGTGGCCAGCCCTGAGGCTCGTGCTCCCAAGCCCTACGTCtctcagatttctgagtacaagctTGAGCTAGCTCTCAAGTTCAAGGAGCTTCGGGCCTCCTGCCGCCGGGTAGCCAATGTGGACAAGAGTCCAACTCATATGCTGGCAGCCATCACAGGCAGCTTCCAGGTGCTGAGCAGCCTCATTGAGACCTTCGTGCGGCTGGTGTTCATCGTGCGCTCTGAGGCCCAGCGCCAGGAGCTGCTGGCCAAAGTGGAAGAGGTAGTGAGGAATTACACCTTCCTGCTGCGCGCCGCTGAGGAGTCCACAGCCCGGAACCttaaccagcagcagcagctgcaacagcagcaacagcaacaacagcagcagcagcagcaaccgcTGCCACCGCCACCGCTGCCAGCAGCCACAGGGCACCACCCACCAGACTCCCCGTCATCGACTGTTATGAGCACATTCACACGCTCCTTAAAAACCCTTATTAAGTAGGGCACTTGCCCAGGCTTGTCCCCTCCCCATCCACGGCCCCAAGTTTGAGCTTTGTGGTCTTTGCATCTCGTGGTTGAGTGTGTGTTTCTGCTGGGCCAGTCAGGGTCCAAGAGCCTATCAGTCTCCAAGGCTAACTCCCTAGACTGGGCTCTATTAAGGGCTGCAGGCTTAGCTGCCGCCCTGGGTGTCCTCACCCCTTCCTGGCCTCTGGGCGTCACTGTGAGGGCAAAGGTCCCTTGCCATTACGCCCACCACAGAGCTGTATTTTATCTATCTCTTCTCTGGGGCTGATAGGTGACATCAAGTTCACCTCCTGCTCTGAGTTGGGCACCGGGGGAGCCAGGACCTCGAGCTCCTCCTAGCATCTGCTGCCCCAAGAGGGCAGTGGCAGTAGCGGTAGGCCACAGCGCCAAGCCAAGGAGAGAGGGCGCTATTCCAGATGCGCCCACCCACCATGGGCTCCCTTGTACCTGGCAGGAGCCACCTCAAGGGCCAGTGCCCAGGTTGGATATGCGCAGAATACAGCCATGTCTGGCTGTCAGTGGCTGGCTCAACCGGGTGGCAGCCTTGGGAGCCCTTGCCCCCAGGCTCAGTAGCTCCACACCAGCCATCCCCAAAGTGCCCTGCCCATCAGTGAAGGGGCAGGGCAGCTCAGTCCACTAGGGAGCAAGCCTCTGAGATCACCTCACTTGTTTTGGGTAAGGTACCTGGTGAAAATGTCTGCTCTGGGAAGACCCAGCGCAGTTATCAGAGCCTGCCCGGCTCAGTCCAGCCCTGTGCAGGAGCTGTTGCCAGAGGCATGGGCTCCTCTCTCAACATCTCTACCAGACAGACTGTCCTTAGGAGTTTGATGTAGCTATGGATTGggatgggggggcggggggcggggggaggggtgggggtgttgaTGACTATATCTTAAACTTCTGGAAGCTAGCGTGATATGTTAATCCTGAGTATATGCTTTTGGCTGTGTATTGACCCTGTGGATTTGTCTCTCTAAGAAAAGAAGCTGAGCGCCTTACCCGGTGCAGTCCcgcacctctctccctctctggaaCCATCTGGAAGGGAATTCACACTGTTTAGCATCCTCCTTGACACTCATGTATTGCCgctgctaccaccaccaccactgtcacCGCTGCTGCCAC
Encoded here:
- the Frmpd3 gene encoding FERM and PDZ domain-containing protein 3 isoform X1; the protein is MQEESANDMECVQLPAETLRQVTIHRDPIYGFGFVAGSERPVVVRSVRPGGPSEDKLLAGDQIVAINEEDVSEAPRERFIELIRSAKESIVLTVLHTHQSPKSAFISAAKKAKLRSNPVKVRFSEQVTIGETDAKMMKKEALLLIPNVLKVFLENGQIKSFTFDGRTTVKDVMATLQDRLSLRSIEHFALVLEYTGPEQNHKFLILQDKQPLAYVVQRTHYHGMKCLFRISFFPKDPVELLRRDPAAFEYLYIQSRNDVIRERFGMEPKPEMLLGLAALHIYITVSATRPSQKITLKNVEKEWGLEPFLPPSLLQGIKEKNLRKSLSQQLKAHQMHPSSSTKGSAIQAKLQYLRILNELPTFTGVLFNTVGLDEKHSATTLLVGPRHGISHVIDLKTNLTTVLSEFSKISKIQLFRENQGVARVETSIMDAKPLVLLMEWPEATNFACLIAGYCRLLLDSRKMVFSRPASQPLPPPMIKADHMHSAHRPVTGGHLGKKESSYVGSVGTSPRKSSRCTTPPADSELVSFCYLHMREQRKEQESRTDVNENLIFFEETRPRTKSDPTSKSSGQGYEVIPDDFDAASLDHEPCASRARSYTLDNSLGAEALNFYCDSCKVKLQEQMGPRKGGRPGSSRDNMVDLMSLPPPGSEEEEEEEDETTSLLPAIAAPPPGFRDNSSDEDDPKRRAVQSQEQGRHLRGLLYDEIPVTLIDSVQTRTVRDHAQELDDALVSTLQALEALAASEDGPHPPPPQTAGLIVLATITPESSLDSGHETNSSELTDMSEMMSAMKQHQNTTYFLAQHLNKDSLLARKDLPFRIQSCAAQAVLTAPYALGPPDPNPSPQPAVTGQSPAPTGARRKIPQSEVQVQGDRPYSLAVHPALSPQLSEQKNLSLLPPVPEDRGPGHSRAGLEMSLRSATPSLSEEQVSELRENLPKEVRLSPKLILDPKGNVTPAIISAALQQVVHSKSLATPGTALATPSNRGERRLEASMGRPEVTMSRPEVSVMSSSVSKNLKFKMSPGAPETTRNSQQQLGPEVSASPRASTGSRADNLHLSPPEDRFPVQSFPPKSYLSRVSRDSMGKQATGEVAGKGGPEGAKPPPNKQSVVSGQGDKGQLESLSKSSKLEETSLVPRAGYPMALQSPSCQPRSHSPSCQPRGPSPSSQSRGQSPSCQPRSQSPLRPLATSRQVSTMPSRKLETTLDGAHSASEGPTKPKSSRGPFRLRNLFSATFPTRQKKETDERQAQLQKVKQYELEFLEELLKPPSQGELPGTEYLQPPAPGRCSCQLRSSPVQQGPGMSREQRRSCDCKRICRGGRPQAAQTPAPGLRERERVPPTQRQPEAGPGLSLNSPINVQRIRSTSLESRECRSDPESGVSCLTTCASGGECLGDPNYRKLMRHYSISELDQGDTVSLTSDVYPHPPLGMLPREVKEIESGFPVGLGPKSKCAESPTLGEPSYVQVAPESKGPRQMAVFSLPEEVYRRPADLDEDSESSKCCSIRYCFYYRKCDMADDASDGKDELSYSIPMKILPGMKLDEQVVPVVSRTLQVLDAATCSSSPEVPHTQEIDLRVSTFEGSLAKINALRAHAYGLPDGFLAARLDTNELLTVLRQCVASPEARAPKPYVSQISEYKLELALKFKELRASCRRVANVDKSPTHMLAAITGSFQVLSSLIETFVRLVFIVRSEAQRQELLAKVEEVVRNYTFLLRAAEESTARNLNQQQQLQQQQQQQQQQQQQPLPPPPLPAATGHHPPDSPSSTVMSTFTRSLKTLIK
- the Frmpd3 gene encoding FERM and PDZ domain-containing protein 3 isoform X3, translating into MHSAHRPVTGGHLGKKESSYVGSVGTSPRKSSRCTTPPADSELVSFCYLHMREQRKEQESRTDVNENLIFFEETRPRTKSDPTSKSSGQGYEVIPDDFDAASLDHEPCASRARSYTLDNSLGAEALNFYCDSCKVKLQEQMGPRKGGRPGSSRDNMVDLMSLPPPGSEEEEEEEDETTSLLPAIAAPPPGFRDNSSDEDDPKRRAVQSQEQGRHLRGLLYDEIPVTLIDSVQTRTVRDHAQELDDALVSTLQALEALAASEDGPHPPPPQTAGLIVLATITPESSLDSGHETNSSELTDMSEMMSAMKQHQNTTYFLAQHLNKDSLLARKDLPFRIQSCAAQAVLTAPYALGPPDPNPSPQPAVTGQSPAPTGARRKIPQSEVQVQGDRPYSLAVHPALSPQLSEQKNLSLLPPVPEDRGPGHSRAGLEMSLRSATPSLSEEQVSELRENLPKEVRLSPKLILDPKGNVTPAIISAALQQVVHSKSLATPGTALATPSNRGERRLEASMGRPEVTMSRPEVSVMSSSVSKNLKFKMSPGAPETTRNSQQQLGPEVSASPRASTGSRADNLHLSPPEDRFPVQSFPPKSYLSRVSRDSMGKQATGEVAGKGGPEGAKPPPNKQSVVSGQGDKGQLESLSKSSKLEETSLVPRAGYPMALQSPSCQPRSHSPSCQPRGPSPSSQSRGQSPSCQPRSQSPLRPLATSRQVSTMPSRKLETTLDGAHSASEGPTKPKSSRGPFRLRNLFSATFPTRQKKETDERQAQLQKVKQYELEFLEELLKPPSQGELPGTEYLQPPAPGRCSCQLRSSPVQQGPGMSREQRRSCDCKRICRGGRPQAAQTPAPGLRERERVPPTQRQPEAGPGLSLNSPINVQRIRSTSLESRECRSDPESGVSCLTTCASGGECLGDPNYRKLMRHYSISELDQGDTVSLTSDVYPHPPLGMLPREVKEIESGFPVGLGPKSKCAESPTLGEPSYVQVAPESKGPRQMAVFSLPEEVYRRPADLDEDSESSKCCSIRYCFYYRKCDMADDASDGKDELSYSIPMKILPGMKLDEQVVPVVSRTLQVLDAATCSSSPEVPHTQEIDLRVSTFEGSLAKINALRAHAYGLPDGFLAARLDTNELLTVLRQCVASPEARAPKPYVSQISEYKLELALKFKELRASCRRVANVDKSPTHMLAAITGSFQVLSSLIETFVRLVFIVRSEAQRQELLAKVEEVVRNYTFLLRAAEESTARNLNQQQQLQQQQQQQQQQQQQPLPPPPLPAATGHHPPDSPSSTVMSTFTRSLKTLIK
- the Frmpd3 gene encoding FERM and PDZ domain-containing protein 3 isoform X2, encoding MMKKEALLLIPNVLKVFLENGQIKSFTFDGRTTVKDVMATLQDRLSLRSIEHFALVLEYTGPEQNHKFLILQDKQPLAYVVQRTHYHGMKCLFRISFFPKDPVELLRRDPAAFEYLYIQSRNDVIRERFGMEPKPEMLLGLAALHIYITVSATRPSQKITLKNVEKEWGLEPFLPPSLLQGIKEKNLRKSLSQQLKAHQMHPSSSTKGSAIQAKLQYLRILNELPTFTGVLFNTVGLDEKHSATTLLVGPRHGISHVIDLKTNLTTVLSEFSKISKIQLFRENQGVARVETSIMDAKPLVLLMEWPEATNFACLIAGYCRLLLDSRKMVFSRPASQPLPPPMIKADHMHSAHRPVTGGHLGKKESSYVGSVGTSPRKSSRCTTPPADSELVSFCYLHMREQRKEQESRTDVNENLIFFEETRPRTKSDPTSKSSGQGYEVIPDDFDAASLDHEPCASRARSYTLDNSLGAEALNFYCDSCKVKLQEQMGPRKGGRPGSSRDNMVDLMSLPPPGSEEEEEEEDETTSLLPAIAAPPPGFRDNSSDEDDPKRRAVQSQEQGRHLRGLLYDEIPVTLIDSVQTRTVRDHAQELDDALVSTLQALEALAASEDGPHPPPPQTAGLIVLATITPESSLDSGHETNSSELTDMSEMMSAMKQHQNTTYFLAQHLNKDSLLARKDLPFRIQSCAAQAVLTAPYALGPPDPNPSPQPAVTGQSPAPTGARRKIPQSEVQVQGDRPYSLAVHPALSPQLSEQKNLSLLPPVPEDRGPGHSRAGLEMSLRSATPSLSEEQVSELRENLPKEVRLSPKLILDPKGNVTPAIISAALQQVVHSKSLATPGTALATPSNRGERRLEASMGRPEVTMSRPEVSVMSSSVSKNLKFKMSPGAPETTRNSQQQLGPEVSASPRASTGSRADNLHLSPPEDRFPVQSFPPKSYLSRVSRDSMGKQATGEVAGKGGPEGAKPPPNKQSVVSGQGDKGQLESLSKSSKLEETSLVPRAGYPMALQSPSCQPRSHSPSCQPRGPSPSSQSRGQSPSCQPRSQSPLRPLATSRQVSTMPSRKLETTLDGAHSASEGPTKPKSSRGPFRLRNLFSATFPTRQKKETDERQAQLQKVKQYELEFLEELLKPPSQGELPGTEYLQPPAPGRCSCQLRSSPVQQGPGMSREQRRSCDCKRICRGGRPQAAQTPAPGLRERERVPPTQRQPEAGPGLSLNSPINVQRIRSTSLESRECRSDPESGVSCLTTCASGGECLGDPNYRKLMRHYSISELDQGDTVSLTSDVYPHPPLGMLPREVKEIESGFPVGLGPKSKCAESPTLGEPSYVQVAPESKGPRQMAVFSLPEEVYRRPADLDEDSESSKCCSIRYCFYYRKCDMADDASDGKDELSYSIPMKILPGMKLDEQVVPVVSRTLQVLDAATCSSSPEVPHTQEIDLRVSTFEGSLAKINALRAHAYGLPDGFLAARLDTNELLTVLRQCVASPEARAPKPYVSQISEYKLELALKFKELRASCRRVANVDKSPTHMLAAITGSFQVLSSLIETFVRLVFIVRSEAQRQELLAKVEEVVRNYTFLLRAAEESTARNLNQQQQLQQQQQQQQQQQQQPLPPPPLPAATGHHPPDSPSSTVMSTFTRSLKTLIK